The window CAAGGTGCCCGCCACCCTGGAGGAGCTGGTGGCTACCGCCAAGCGGCTCTCCCAAGCCGAAGGGGGGCCCGTGTACTGGTTCCAGCCCGACGCCTCCACCTTCGCCTACTTCTTCTTCAACCTGGGCGGGAGCTACCTGAAAGACGGCAAGCTGGTCCTGAACTCCAAGGAGGCGGTGGAGGCCCTTACCCTTCTGCAAAGCGGGGTCAAGGAGGGGTGGGCCAAGGCCATCACCTCCGGCTACATCAACCAGAACCTGGGCTCCGGTCCCTACGCCTTCAGCGTGGACACCTCGGCGGGCTACACCTACTACCGCCAGGGGGCCAGGTTTGACCTGGGGGTGGCCCCCCTCCCCGGCCGCGCCAAGGGCCAGCCCGGGTTTGGCCTGGTCCAGGGCACCAACCTGGTGGTTTTCCGCCAGGCCCCCAAGGAGGAGCAGGCGGTGGCCAAGGACTTCCTCCAGTTCGTCCTCTCCCCCAGGGCCCAGGCGGTCTTCGCCACCGCCACCGGGTACGTCCCCGTGACCGAAGGGGCCCTGAAGGACCCCGTCTACCAGGCCTACACGGCGGAGAACCCCGACTACGCCACCATCGTCCGCCAGAGCCGCTACGCCAAGTTTGAGCCCGCCCTGGCCGAGTGGGAGCAGATCCGCTTTGACATCCTGGGCCAGGCCATCAAGGAGGCCGTCCTCAACAAGGCCGACCCCAAGGCGGCTCTGGACAAGGCCCAGAAGTTGGCCGAGGACCTCCTTTCCGGCAAGACCCGCTAGGGTTCCCCGGCGCGGCGCCTCTCTTTTCCCCGCCTCAGGGGCTTTATCTAGATAGGCTCCAAAACGCCTTGGCGTAGGAGGGCGGGGAGGGGAGGCTCGCCGACCCTTAGGAGGGCGTACCGCCCCCGAAGGAGGGCGAGGAGGCGGAGCGCTCCCAGGTGCTCGGCCAGGGCCCTGCGGTAGGCCTCCACCTCGGCCCTCCCCACGGGAAGGGCT of the Thermus islandicus DSM 21543 genome contains:
- a CDS encoding ABC transporter substrate-binding protein; its protein translation is MRALWLLTAFLGLALAQQAKPEDVIKDQCAKAKVVAELWHGFTGGAPKAALENLVVEFNKAQQGRCVRPVPQGSYRDLSTKIKAAFAAGKVPAMAQAYENNIALYLEAKALLPIESLGVRLQGVNLSFLNAVRFGGVVYGVPFNKSVQVLYYNKDLLRKHGAKVPATLEELVATAKRLSQAEGGPVYWFQPDASTFAYFFFNLGGSYLKDGKLVLNSKEAVEALTLLQSGVKEGWAKAITSGYINQNLGSGPYAFSVDTSAGYTYYRQGARFDLGVAPLPGRAKGQPGFGLVQGTNLVVFRQAPKEEQAVAKDFLQFVLSPRAQAVFATATGYVPVTEGALKDPVYQAYTAENPDYATIVRQSRYAKFEPALAEWEQIRFDILGQAIKEAVLNKADPKAALDKAQKLAEDLLSGKTR